A section of the Gloeobacter violaceus PCC 7421 genome encodes:
- a CDS encoding AAA family ATPase codes for MLKRVKIKGYKSLENLEVDLKPLSVFFGPNAAGKSNFLDALQLLSRIVNSKNLKQAFDPPYRGTPLESFTFGARGLQGLLTKETATFMIEVDVELSPIVIESVNNQIREMKKRTPDSPSSSQSKAQASVREKNLRYRIEVEVLPKSGILRVADEYLAALNTKGEPTGKRTAFLERRNDRLHLRMEGQSHPTYYEQYLDHSILSLPLYPPHYPHLVAVRQELANWFFFYFEPRERMRTPNPVKEVRHIGLMGEELASFLNTLRALDEPQFRAVERTLHTIIPSVTGIDVHVNALGEVELLLIEGEKPVPARVLSEGTLRILGLLALGGAKEPPALIGFEEPENGIHPRRIKLIAQLLRTRVELGSTQLMATTHSPVLADLIPVDSLYVFRKVKGSTDIIPFTKYSLGGLWYDNDKDKALNEEEDLSASERIMRGDFDS; via the coding sequence ATGCTCAAAAGAGTCAAAATAAAGGGGTATAAATCTCTTGAAAATCTAGAGGTCGATCTTAAGCCTTTAAGTGTTTTTTTTGGACCAAATGCTGCTGGAAAGAGCAATTTTTTGGATGCCCTTCAGCTTTTGTCGAGAATCGTAAATAGTAAAAATTTAAAGCAGGCTTTCGATCCCCCCTACCGTGGTACTCCTCTAGAATCATTTACATTTGGTGCCCGTGGTCTGCAGGGCTTACTCACAAAAGAAACAGCGACATTCATGATTGAAGTCGATGTTGAGCTATCGCCGATCGTGATCGAAAGTGTGAATAATCAAATTAGGGAGATGAAGAAAAGAACTCCAGATAGCCCGTCTTCATCCCAGAGCAAAGCCCAAGCATCAGTACGAGAAAAAAACCTCCGTTATAGAATCGAAGTTGAGGTGTTGCCAAAATCAGGAATATTGCGAGTTGCTGATGAATATCTAGCTGCATTGAATACTAAAGGCGAGCCTACGGGAAAGAGAACCGCCTTTCTTGAGCGCAGAAATGATCGTTTGCATCTGCGTATGGAAGGACAGTCACACCCAACTTACTATGAACAGTACCTCGATCACAGTATACTTTCTCTTCCACTTTACCCTCCTCACTATCCTCACCTAGTTGCAGTTCGTCAAGAACTTGCAAATTGGTTCTTTTTTTACTTCGAGCCGCGCGAACGCATGCGCACTCCTAACCCAGTGAAAGAAGTTCGCCATATCGGTCTTATGGGCGAAGAATTAGCTTCCTTCTTGAATACACTTAGGGCCCTGGATGAGCCGCAGTTTCGAGCTGTTGAAAGAACACTCCATACTATTATTCCTTCGGTAACTGGTATTGATGTACACGTGAATGCTTTAGGCGAAGTGGAACTGCTGTTGATTGAAGGAGAAAAGCCGGTACCCGCACGTGTTCTTTCAGAGGGTACTTTGAGGATCTTAGGTTTGCTGGCTCTTGGCGGCGCGAAGGAACCACCCGCTCTCATCGGTTTTGAAGAGCCTGAAAACGGTATACATCCTCGGCGCATTAAATTAATTGCACAGTTGTTGAGAACGCGCGTAGAGCTGGGTAGCACACAGCTGATGGCAACTACCCATTCGCCTGTTCTTGCAGATCTAATACCTGTCGATTCGTTGTATGTCTTTCGGAAAGTAAAAGGTTCTACGGATATCATCCCGTTTACAAAGTATTCACTGGGTGGTCTTTGGTACGATAACGACAAAGATAAAGCTTTGAATGAAGAGGAAGATCTATCTGCTTCTGAGCGCATCATGAGAGGTGACTTTGATTCGTAG
- a CDS encoding class I SAM-dependent methyltransferase — translation MEAPAWNNALATILRDWSFACAPLYEAITSGAAVLAGGERHFRQAAWQNVSLSAASSVLDLCCGPGGATRYLAATGARVTGLDRSEGSLRHARARVPGAHFVQGRAEAMPFAGASFDLVHTSVALHEMEPTQRRTIIREVLRVLKPGGTFALIDYHRPTNPLYWPGLALFLWVFETHTAWELLATDLPGLLAECGFSTLEQQLLAGGSLQTVQARKP, via the coding sequence ATGGAGGCACCCGCATGGAATAACGCCCTGGCGACGATCTTGCGCGATTGGAGTTTTGCCTGCGCGCCGCTGTACGAGGCGATTACCTCGGGGGCGGCGGTGCTTGCCGGGGGCGAGCGCCACTTCCGGCAGGCTGCCTGGCAAAACGTTTCTCTGAGCGCCGCCAGCAGCGTGCTGGATCTCTGTTGCGGGCCGGGCGGAGCCACGCGCTATCTGGCGGCCACCGGCGCGCGGGTGACAGGGCTCGATCGGTCCGAGGGCAGCCTGCGCCACGCCCGAGCGCGTGTACCTGGGGCGCATTTCGTGCAGGGCCGCGCCGAGGCGATGCCCTTTGCCGGGGCAAGCTTCGATCTGGTGCATACGAGCGTCGCCCTGCACGAGATGGAGCCTACCCAGCGGCGGACGATTATTCGCGAGGTACTGCGGGTGCTCAAACCCGGCGGCACCTTTGCGCTGATCGACTATCACCGGCCGACCAACCCGCTCTACTGGCCGGGGCTGGCGCTGTTTTTATGGGTGTTCGAAACCCACACCGCCTGGGAACTGCTCGCCACAGACTTGCCGGGACTGCTGGCCGAGTGCGGCT
- the folB gene encoding dihydroneopterin aldolase: MADCIRLREIVCYGYSGVYAEERRLGQRFIVDADLHIDLRTAGGSDRLEDSLDYGALVTAVRQIVEERQFSLLEALAEAIARRLRQDARVQQVRVVVAKPQPPIPGFTGSVAVEIWR, from the coding sequence ATGGCTGATTGCATCCGTTTGCGGGAGATCGTCTGCTACGGCTACAGCGGTGTGTATGCCGAGGAGCGCCGCCTCGGCCAGCGCTTCATCGTCGACGCCGATCTGCACATCGATCTGCGTACCGCCGGTGGCAGCGATCGCCTCGAAGACAGCCTCGACTACGGCGCTCTGGTGACGGCGGTGCGGCAGATCGTCGAAGAGCGCCAGTTTTCGCTCCTCGAAGCACTGGCCGAGGCGATTGCCCGGCGCCTGCGCCAGGATGCGCGCGTGCAGCAGGTACGCGTCGTCGTCGCCAAACCCCAGCCGCCCATCCCCGGCTTTACCGGCAGCGTCGCCGTCGAGATCTGGCGCTGA
- a CDS encoding YlqD family protein — MKLNIKRNVTIKAIVTPRLKEEMMAQLQGFLSQADRQLEQLEFQGKRAIAEIERTNIKPLGPEAKNQIENIRTQVNEQKNQLLQQKNQFLQQLSQVTGWELAQEVVQGQVESYCDIQAGDNLVEKMNVEVLIEDGIVKEIRGEP; from the coding sequence ATGAAGCTCAACATCAAGCGCAACGTGACCATCAAGGCAATCGTGACTCCCCGGCTGAAGGAGGAGATGATGGCCCAGTTGCAGGGTTTTCTTTCCCAGGCGGACCGCCAGCTTGAACAACTCGAGTTCCAGGGCAAGCGCGCTATTGCCGAAATCGAGCGCACCAACATCAAGCCCCTCGGTCCAGAGGCCAAAAACCAGATCGAAAACATTCGTACCCAGGTCAACGAGCAGAAAAACCAGCTGTTGCAGCAAAAAAACCAGTTTCTCCAGCAACTGTCGCAGGTGACCGGCTGGGAACTCGCCCAGGAAGTCGTTCAAGGTCAGGTCGAGAGCTACTGCGACATCCAGGCCGGGGACAACCTGGTCGAAAAAATGAACGTCGAAGTGCTCATCGAAGACGGCATCGTCAAGGAAATCCGGGGGGAGCCCTGA
- a CDS encoding indolepyruvate ferredoxin oxidoreductase subunit alpha encodes MPHTIVTDVCEGIADCVDACPVSCIDQGPGKNAKGTNWYWIDFATCIDCGICLQVCPVNGAILPEEKPELQKTPT; translated from the coding sequence ATGCCGCACACGATTGTCACCGACGTATGCGAGGGCATCGCCGATTGCGTCGATGCCTGTCCGGTTTCCTGTATCGATCAGGGTCCCGGCAAAAATGCCAAGGGAACCAACTGGTACTGGATTGATTTTGCTACCTGTATCGATTGCGGTATTTGTCTGCAGGTTTGCCCGGTCAATGGTGCGATCCTGCCCGAAGAAAAACCGGAGCTTCAGAAGACGCCCACCTGA
- a CDS encoding TonB-dependent receptor plug domain-containing protein, whose translation MRWICFSLSLSAAWGLTAAPTLAHTAQDLRETASLSAMDLAAPLPEAALAQAGEPQSAPPEADLLDEVTVSATRRPTRERDTTATTYTVKREDFQALGARTVPDALALIPAFETQPALGGVRNARGLFLRGFDDARFQVLKDGLSLTRPSNGRNDLSRLPLADIERIEVLTGGATLRYGAGAVGGVINLITETPAGAPKLTLAYEAGSYGNSTATAKYGGGDSTFNYLFTYTGLVAFNNYPFRFTLPNTALFYGPEAITPDGTSLFGFLRPEVGPPLTLTGVADSAFNASDTYTGKLVWRPSAEHRLTLRASHQNSKNAGNGPGLYAAGACFGGPGSGNATLESQTRFLPLDAAGRELSCDTQRYLVSTPSAAVAIPYAFKRSADGTVTFAPGQSYPAAESAIGTIDFYITTFQSQTETAFFWDYDLSPTASINSYAAYYRFTSPRTRPARFAVNTDVLGGETAFALGQLGSPFTEDSKLELQSALNTQISPGQTLSFGVNFIEDRSFQQQQRGSTFVDRAIARTSLFLIDDIRFGDQLAANLGVRYTDSTQFGAVLTPAAGIRFSPSRAFSLRANWSQVFNAPNISDLYTAGGVFVPNPDLRPETGITYDLGFDFTPASNLGLRFTYFNTTLDGAIATVFFRNPDSGDPNLFLQQQRNLDTRYASGLEVVGDWQVADQWRLRLTWTNTDARFVGAVDSNDTRLFFAQYQDPNIPFNRVALAATYAHRGWSATLLGRYAGGRRRGEDPFGVPAYASVDLNFELPVAPRFTLTGNLFNLTDTQYEYAAGIPAPGFTFRLGGRVELGG comes from the coding sequence GTGCGCTGGATCTGTTTTTCGTTATCTCTGAGCGCCGCCTGGGGACTCACCGCTGCCCCAACCCTCGCCCACACCGCCCAGGATTTGCGCGAAACGGCCAGCCTGAGTGCTATGGACCTGGCCGCTCCACTCCCGGAGGCCGCCCTCGCCCAGGCCGGTGAACCGCAAAGCGCCCCCCCCGAGGCGGACTTGCTCGATGAGGTGACGGTGAGCGCCACCCGCCGCCCGACCCGCGAGCGCGACACCACCGCCACCACCTACACCGTCAAGCGTGAGGACTTCCAGGCCCTGGGGGCCAGGACGGTCCCGGACGCCCTGGCCCTCATTCCCGCCTTCGAGACCCAACCGGCCCTGGGCGGGGTGCGCAACGCCCGGGGTCTGTTTTTGCGCGGTTTCGACGACGCCCGCTTCCAGGTGCTCAAGGACGGCCTGTCGCTCACCCGGCCCTCCAACGGCCGCAACGATCTTTCGCGCCTCCCGCTGGCGGACATCGAGCGCATCGAAGTCCTCACCGGCGGCGCCACGCTGCGCTACGGCGCCGGGGCGGTGGGAGGGGTGATTAATCTGATCACCGAGACGCCCGCAGGAGCGCCCAAGCTTACCCTGGCCTACGAAGCGGGCTCCTACGGCAACAGCACCGCCACCGCCAAATACGGCGGCGGCGACAGCACCTTCAATTACCTGTTCACTTACACCGGCCTGGTCGCCTTCAACAACTACCCGTTTCGCTTCACCCTGCCCAACACGGCCCTGTTCTATGGTCCCGAAGCGATCACCCCCGACGGCACCAGCCTCTTTGGCTTTTTGCGCCCCGAAGTCGGTCCGCCGCTCACGCTCACCGGTGTGGCCGATTCGGCCTTTAACGCGAGCGACACCTACACCGGCAAACTGGTCTGGCGGCCCTCCGCCGAACATCGCCTCACCCTGCGCGCCAGCCACCAGAACAGCAAAAACGCCGGCAACGGCCCCGGTCTCTACGCCGCAGGCGCCTGCTTCGGCGGACCCGGCAGCGGCAACGCCACCCTCGAAAGTCAAACCCGCTTCCTTCCCCTCGATGCGGCTGGCCGGGAGTTGTCCTGCGACACCCAGCGCTATCTGGTGAGTACCCCGAGTGCCGCCGTCGCCATCCCCTACGCCTTCAAGCGCTCTGCGGACGGCACGGTCACCTTTGCACCCGGCCAATCCTACCCGGCCGCCGAGAGCGCCATCGGCACCATCGACTTTTACATCACCACCTTCCAGTCGCAGACTGAGACGGCCTTTTTCTGGGACTACGACTTGAGCCCAACCGCATCGATCAACAGCTACGCCGCCTACTACCGTTTCACTAGCCCCCGCACCCGCCCCGCCCGCTTCGCGGTGAACACCGACGTGCTCGGGGGCGAGACGGCCTTTGCCCTGGGCCAGTTGGGATCGCCCTTTACCGAGGACAGCAAACTGGAACTACAAAGCGCCCTCAACACCCAAATTTCCCCCGGCCAGACCCTTTCTTTTGGGGTGAATTTCATCGAGGACCGCTCGTTTCAGCAGCAACAGCGCGGCAGCACCTTTGTGGACCGGGCGATTGCGCGCACATCGCTGTTTTTGATCGACGACATCCGCTTTGGCGACCAGCTCGCGGCCAATCTGGGAGTGCGCTACACCGATTCGACCCAGTTCGGCGCGGTGCTCACCCCGGCAGCGGGCATCCGCTTCAGCCCCAGCCGCGCCTTTTCGCTCAGGGCCAACTGGTCGCAGGTCTTCAACGCCCCGAACATCTCGGATCTCTACACCGCCGGGGGCGTCTTTGTTCCCAACCCGGACCTCAGGCCCGAGACCGGCATCACCTACGATCTGGGCTTCGACTTCACGCCCGCGTCCAACCTGGGCTTGCGCTTCACCTACTTCAACACCACCCTGGACGGGGCAATCGCCACGGTCTTTTTTCGCAACCCCGACTCCGGCGATCCCAATCTGTTTTTGCAGCAGCAGCGCAACCTCGACACCCGCTACGCCTCGGGTCTCGAAGTGGTGGGCGACTGGCAAGTTGCCGACCAGTGGCGTCTGCGTCTCACCTGGACCAATACCGACGCGCGCTTCGTCGGAGCAGTCGATTCGAACGACACGCGCCTGTTTTTTGCCCAGTATCAAGATCCGAACATCCCCTTCAACCGGGTGGCCCTCGCCGCCACCTACGCCCACCGCGGCTGGAGCGCGACGCTGTTGGGCCGCTATGCAGGCGGACGCCGCCGGGGCGAGGATCCTTTCGGCGTACCGGCCTACGCGAGCGTGGATCTTAACTTCGAGCTCCCGGTCGCCCCCCGATTCACCCTCACCGGCAATCTGTTCAATCTCACCGATACCCAGTACGAATACGCCGCCGGTATCCCGGCCCCCGGATTCACCTTCCGCCTGGGCGGGCGTGTTGAGTTGGGCGGTTAA
- a CDS encoding DUF4276 family protein translates to MIRSINLFAEDSAHEIFISALLKRFSDDYAIEAILRPFSVRGGYGKAITELRQYIRDVRVHRLVRADLLIVAIDANCKGYIERKREIDRVTEESGERIVCAIPDPHIERWLLLDSSAFKQALGKGCQAPDLKCDRDRYKKLLLQAVVEANITPLLGGVEHAAAIVDAMDLQRMEVVDNSLGKLLQELRTEFKQWQS, encoded by the coding sequence TTGATTCGTAGTATCAACCTTTTTGCCGAAGATAGTGCTCATGAAATATTTATCAGTGCGTTACTTAAACGCTTCTCGGATGATTATGCTATCGAAGCAATACTTAGACCCTTCAGTGTGCGCGGTGGCTATGGTAAGGCGATTACTGAGCTAAGGCAGTACATCCGGGATGTACGTGTACATAGACTTGTACGTGCAGATCTGTTGATTGTGGCTATTGATGCTAACTGCAAAGGATATATCGAGCGAAAAAGGGAGATAGATAGAGTTACTGAGGAATCTGGAGAGCGGATAGTGTGTGCCATACCTGATCCACACATTGAAAGATGGCTCTTACTGGACTCGTCTGCCTTCAAACAAGCCCTTGGTAAGGGGTGTCAGGCTCCGGACCTCAAATGTGACCGTGATCGTTACAAGAAACTATTATTGCAAGCGGTAGTTGAAGCCAACATCACGCCTCTGCTTGGGGGCGTTGAACACGCCGCTGCGATTGTTGATGCAATGGACCTACAGCGCATGGAAGTAGTTGACAACTCATTGGGCAAACTACTTCAAGAGCTACGTACAGAATTCAAACAATGGCAATCATGA
- the rodA gene encoding rod shape-determining protein RodA, producing the protein MELAKLSWNSWLNSLYKLFRGFDGWLLLFAVLLLSTGVLTIFSTRPEGIEWKAQLGTGLVGIAWALFLSRLTYGWLQRWSWLIYSSACAMLLGVLFTGNSVKGAQRWIEFGGIQLQPSEFAKLGVIIALAALIQRYPIRSFGQIWVVLGVLAVPFLLVFKQPDLGTALVFGAISLGMLYWGGARLGWLALVVSPLMAAILYAIWIPAWIVWVAAMAVVAWRELDWRWWGAIGAGAINLVAGGLGQVFWHLLKPYQQQRLVVFLDPSGDPLGSGYHILQSEIAIGAGGLWGRGIFQGTQTQLNFIPEQHTDFIFSALGEEWGFLGAVVLLGLFFCLFARLLLIAQNSADDFGSLLTIGVFTMLLFQTVVNIGMTIGLAPVTGIPLPFVTFGRSFLITCFTAIGLVESVALHRTKMVFPN; encoded by the coding sequence ATGGAGCTGGCCAAACTTTCCTGGAACAGCTGGCTGAATTCGCTCTACAAGTTGTTTCGCGGCTTCGACGGCTGGCTGCTGCTCTTTGCGGTGCTGTTGTTGTCGACGGGGGTGCTGACCATCTTCAGCACCCGCCCGGAAGGCATCGAATGGAAAGCCCAGTTGGGCACGGGCCTGGTGGGCATCGCCTGGGCGCTGTTTTTGTCGCGGCTTACCTACGGCTGGCTGCAGCGCTGGAGCTGGCTGATTTATAGCTCCGCCTGCGCAATGCTTTTAGGGGTGCTCTTCACCGGAAACTCGGTCAAGGGCGCCCAGCGCTGGATCGAATTTGGGGGCATCCAGCTGCAGCCGAGCGAATTTGCCAAATTGGGGGTGATCATCGCCCTCGCCGCCCTCATCCAGCGCTATCCCATCCGCAGCTTCGGCCAGATCTGGGTGGTGCTTGGGGTGCTGGCGGTGCCCTTTTTGCTGGTCTTCAAACAACCCGACCTGGGGACCGCCCTCGTCTTCGGCGCCATCAGCCTCGGCATGCTCTACTGGGGCGGGGCGCGGCTGGGCTGGCTGGCATTGGTCGTCTCGCCGCTCATGGCCGCGATTCTATACGCCATCTGGATCCCGGCCTGGATTGTCTGGGTAGCGGCCATGGCGGTGGTCGCCTGGCGGGAGTTGGACTGGCGGTGGTGGGGGGCGATCGGCGCCGGGGCGATCAACCTGGTGGCGGGGGGACTGGGGCAGGTCTTCTGGCATCTGCTCAAGCCTTATCAGCAGCAGCGCCTCGTCGTCTTTCTCGATCCGAGCGGCGACCCGCTGGGCTCCGGTTACCACATTCTGCAATCGGAAATTGCCATCGGAGCGGGGGGGCTCTGGGGGCGCGGCATATTCCAGGGCACCCAGACCCAGCTCAACTTCATCCCCGAGCAACATACCGACTTTATCTTCTCGGCCCTGGGCGAAGAGTGGGGATTTCTGGGGGCGGTGGTGCTGTTGGGTTTGTTCTTTTGTTTGTTTGCCCGCCTGCTGCTCATCGCCCAGAACTCCGCCGACGACTTCGGTTCGCTTTTGACTATCGGCGTGTTCACGATGCTGCTGTTCCAGACGGTGGTCAACATCGGCATGACGATCGGCCTGGCGCCGGTGACGGGCATTCCGCTGCCGTTTGTCACCTTCGGGCGCTCGTTTTTGATTACTTGCTTTACGGCGATCGGATTGGTGGAGTCGGTGGCGCTGCACCGCACCAAGATGGTCTTTCCGAACTAA